One Salvia miltiorrhiza cultivar Shanhuang (shh) unplaced genomic scaffold, IMPLAD_Smil_shh original_scaffold_386, whole genome shotgun sequence genomic window carries:
- the LOC131004346 gene encoding uncharacterized protein LOC131004346 isoform X15, producing MDYNDNDYEGQNLHLAGEESSKISVLRPFALPKFDFDDSLHGHLRFDSLVENEVFLGIPSQEDNHWIEDFSRGGNGIEFSSSAAESCALRRHINVWSEATSSESVEMLLKAVGQEEMVPGEKMIEESDPGETRLIENNSRDAHKVDDVDDGIPSLPPAEVVGFSSSSNQSSGVEINHTECTLQVQETKLSSYAVGIDNKDSSLIVAMGNSSIGVQRDDNKQGETCVLVDESLSHQMQEDLPIHGKEIDNTKSSSKNFDVNARESVDQDKTSSAKFSSSCTVKSTYSPVEEQDKGCNETHAKLSGISLEINDIDKPRSHETTSSMQSQKHEHGVDTSIATMVEVSNVHSVEESVSKDDGCNKVAFVVEPAASQHSAVSGPEIKQLSESDVMLHERSSIVHQEEGIEVLGIGGNDAVTPAFNGSNEMKQGTAIQSPESHKTLVGKEDVSAESKSSPEAPCATSGSTVLHEVLGNPSEKDKDHKTDDAAGDSGLSIGSIVSRECSEKSVADGMEDSRNIPEPQKEKIDDGGGVHPPLLGESIWTCKKDIVSMQVEAHETGGNVSAHEEESEKLPLDSHKMVLDDVEKEVGSSCPAGPVEVQKTTGSKLDSSVGNYPALNTEVEGKNLAASPVEGNQIVDSREHNPPSSDMEHKDQSREIESEAIKKPSSSASKESLDKDELSPATEIDTDVIAASVAGEIKTSNQSVSLLETSSDNIPGEASKELTKMMDHPANTLVAQNDGIDAAPSKEQIVTETERNITENSSKLSVTSSTVEIDKSNKDAVPSASCSDLSQIEVNKHASPNSINIESFGKTLKRSETSGVNEPCKEDETFTFDTRPLGGQSTEDAGKSLQSFQGLQACKMLTGEGLPAASVCSQTDPIVVKETSHVGSSTPGVCPPSGGVGATSERKSRRGGSRSGKGSLKKGNLVKETSPLKQTEKGDKSSLFSSPLSAGPLMTFETGVKPRGPVAIPTSSLPDLNTSAPSSSFFQQPFTDLQQVQLRAQIFVYGSLIQGAAPDEACMVSAFDGGRNAWERSWRACVERLHAQKSQGNNTGTPVPSRSGAKAPDQNNRQGFPQSDVLSSTAGRPSIKAIPSPVNPAIPLSSPLWNISTPSGEALPPGSMARSAGVDYQAVSPLNPYQTPPIRSYIPHSTWPAQAPPGPFPVPWLASSQSSPFEISTSYPTFPITEPVKLTAVKESPFPITSGIKHAPPIPTTNTGATAVVAGASSLDLKKVKASSGQTGETKTRKRKKSSGSEDVVQVSSATAPLSDAVSAHAVPSQVSNKVPAAEDLSRITFIAQNQVGLVPRPVVGSCYSTSVAVSTPSSFAPKGPPSNQAFPVVTPSISSGQFSKGDLNMDKRAFNAEGFSKVEEAKLQAQEAAAHAATAISHCDGVWSQLELQKSSGLSTDAESKLVSAAAAIAAAASVAKAAAAAAKIAADAAVQAKQMADEVLTKSGTSATTEFDSSFVYNSMNLVNASPTSILKGGERNNAPSLVISAAREAARKRIEAASAATRHAENLEAILKAAELAAEAVAHAGKVVAMGDPFSLTALAEAGPSNYWKVPHVAGIPNSKSNDMSKDKSISSNAEEVPGVYNQHEGPDKDVRVTSHNMSPTQRGSSKDDSNRVTVDENIIPTVKHGEKSSKPHDDRTLSDSAKTTSIVPDPDIESRSNVSSTSMREGSLVEVLNNRGDSKKAWFSASVLSLKDGEALVCYDGLQSDEGSEPLKEWISIQAKDSDAPRIRVPHPMTGVQLEGTRKRRRAAVKDYTWSVGDQVDVWVQDCWREGIIAEKNKRDPTSLSVQFPAQEETLAVKVWHLRPSLVWSEGEWTEWCRTGQDDTQKGDTPAEKRPKLGSTTIEAKGKAKLAKNIDFTEVRGNEEPKLPLSANEKVFSIGSTKEENKLNMARTMRSGLEKEGSRVVFGVPKPGKKRKFMEVSKHYVSDRISKTNVPNDSVKLSKFLIPQGSGSRGFKSTSKDKQVADSKTRPLKSGKPPSIPSRTLERRDDSASTRSNARTASSDHIAKESTSNDENESSEQNIAEVEEAAQGAMVFTSQAPSQEIRKKAVRSTKSERLNQGKLAPASRKSAKEEATEKLISEVSEPRRSNRRIQPTSRLLEGLQSSLIISKIPSSSHDKGHRSHTKATVRGNNNRG from the exons ATGGACTATAATGACAATGACTATGAAGGCCAGAATCTTCACTTAGCTGGTGAAGAGAGCTCTAAAATTTCTGTTTTGAGACCCTTTGCTCTACCCAAGTTTGATTTTGATGACAGTCTCCACGGGCATTTGAGATTTGACAGTTTAGTTGAAAACGAAGTTTTTCTTGGTATTCCAAGTCAGGAAGACAACCATTGGATTGAAGATTTCTCTCGGGGAGGTAATGGAATAGAGTTCAGCTCCAGTGCAGCAGAATCTTGTGCTTTGCGGAGACATATCAATGTCTGGTCTGAGGCAACATCATCTGAATCTGTTGAAATGTTATTGAAGGCAGTTGGACAGGAAGAAATGGTCCCTGGTGAAAAGATGATTGAGGAATCAGATCCAGGTGAGACAAGACTAATAGAGAATAATTCGAGGGATGCTCATAAAGTTGATGATGTTGACGATGGGATTCCTTCATTACCCCCAGCTGAAGTTGTTGGATTTTCTTCTAGTTCAAATCAATCATCAGGAGTTGAAATCAATCACACTGAATGTACTTTACAGGTTCAGGAGACAAAACTTTCCTCTTATGCAGTAGGTATTGATAACAAAGATAGTAGTTTAATTGTGGCCATGGGAAACTCGAGCATTGGAGTGCAGAGGGATGACAATAAGCAAGGGGAAACTTGTGTTTTGGTGGATGAGTCTCTGTCCCATCAAATGCAAGAAGACCTACCAATTCATGGAAAAGAGATTGACAATACTAAGAGCTCTTCTAAGAATTTTGATGTTAATGCTAGGGAGTCAGTTGACCAGGACAAAACTAGCAGTGCCAAATTTAGTTCAAGTTGTACAGTGAAAAGTACTTACAGTCCTGTTGAGGAGCAGGACAAAGGATGTAATGAAACTCATGCAAAATTGAGTGGGATTTCTCTTGAAATCAATGATATCGATAAGCCTCGTTCTCATGAAACTACTTCAAGTATGCAGTCCCAGAAACACGAGCATGGAGTTGATACTAGCATTGCTACTATGGTGGAAGTATCTAATGTGCATTCGGTAGAAGAGTCGGTATCCAAAGATGATGGGTGTAATAAGGTTGCATTTGTTGTTGAACCTGCAGCAAGTCAACATAGTGCTGTCTCAGGCCCAGAGATTAAGCAGCTGTCTGAAAGTGATGTCATGTTACATGAGAGGTCTTCTATTGTGCATCAGGAAGAAGGTATTGAGGTGCTTGGTATAGGAGGCAATGATGCTGTCACCCCTGCATTCAATGGCAGTAATGAAATGAAGCAGGGTACTGCTATCCAATCACCAGAAAGCCACAAAACTCTTGTTGGAAAGGAAGATGTATCTGCTGAAAGTAAGAGTTCTCCTGAGGCTCCATGTGCTACATCTGGGTCCACTGTGTTACATGAGGTACTAGGCAATCCTTCTGAGAAGGACAAGGACCATAAAACTGATGACGCAGCAGGCGATTCTGGTCTATCAATAGGTTCTATAGTTTCTAGAGAATGTTCTGAGAAATCAGTCGCTGATGGTATGGAAGATTCTCGAAACATTCCTGAACCACAGAAAGAGAAAATAGATGATGGGGGTGGTGTGCACCCTCCGTTACTGGGTGAGAGCATATGGACATGCAAGAAAGATATTGTCTCTATGCAGGTTGAGGCTCACGAAACTGGTGGAAATGTTTCTGCCCATGAGGAAGAAAGCGAGAAGTTGCCTCTTGATTCACATAAGATGGTCCTTGATGATGTTGAAAAAGAAGTTGGATCCAGTTGTCCTGCAGGGCCAGTTGAAGTCCAGAAAACTACTGGATCAAAACTTGATAGTTCTGTTGGGAATTATCCAG CATTGAATACTGAGGTTGAAGGTAAAAACTTGGCAGCATCACCTGTTGAAGGCAATCAAATAGTTGACTCTCGCGAGCATAACCCTCCTTCATCTGATATGGAGCACAAGGACCAGAGTAGAGAAATCGAGTCTGAAGCTATTAAAAAACCAAGTTCTTCAGCTTCAAAGGAGTCACTGGATAAAGATGAGCTTTCCCCTGCTACTGAAATTGATACGGATGTTATTGCTGCTTCTGTAGCTGGAGAAATAAAGACAAGCAATCAATCTGTTTCCCTTTTAGAGACTTCCAGTGACAACATTCCTGGTGAAGCCTCCAAGGAGTTAACTAAAATGATGGATCATCCAGCCAACACTTTAGTAGCTCAAAATGATGGTATTGATGCTGCACCTTCTAAAGAACAAATCGTAACAGAAACAGAAAGAAACATCACagaaaattcttcaaaattgtCAG TTACCAGCAGTACTGTAGAAATTGATAAATCTAACAAGGATGCTGTCCCCAGTGCTAGTTGTTCTGACCTTTCACAAATTGAAGTAAACAAGCATGCTTCTCCTAATAGCATCAACATTGAAAGTTTTGGCAAAACATTAAAAAGATCTGAGACTTCAGGAGTCAATGAGCCATGCAAAGAAGATGAGACCTTTACCTTCGACACCAGGCCTTTGGGAGGTCAATCTACCGAAGATGCTGGCAAGAGTTTGCAATCATTTCAGGGACTTCAAGCTTGTAAAATGCTG ACTGGCGAAGGATTGCCTGCAGCTTCTGTTTGCAGCCAGACAGATCCAATTGTTGTGAAGGAAACTTCTCATGTTGGTTCCTCAACTCCTGGTGTTTGCCCACCATCTGGAGGTGTTGGAGCTACCTCTGAGCGTAAATCAAGACGTGGCGGTAGTAGATCTGGAAAGGGAAGTTTAAAAAAGGGAAATCTAGTAAAAGAAACATCTCCACTGAAGCAGACTGAAAAGGGGGACAAATCATCTCTGTTTTCTAGTCCATTAAGTGCTGGTCCACTCATGACGTTTGAAACTGGCGTGAAGCCAAGAGGGCCTGTTGCAATTCCTACATCCAGCTTGCCTGATCTAAACACTTCCGCTCCCTCATCTTCGTTCTTTCAGCAGCCTTTCACAGATTTGCAACAAGTGCAACTTCGAGCCCAAATCTTTGTTTATGGATCTCTTAT ACAAGGAGCAGCACCTGATGAAGCTTGTATGGTTTCAGCCTTTG ATGGAGGCAGGAACGCTTGGGAGCGGTCTTGGCGTGCTTGTGTAGAAAGGCTTCATGCTCAGAAATCCCAGGGTAATAATACTGGGACTCCTGTACCCTCACGTTCTG GTGCTAAAGCTCCAGATCAAAATAATAGACAAGGTTTTCCTCAAAGTGACGTTCTTTCCTCAACAGCTGGTCGGCCAAGTATCAAAGCCATCCCTTCTCCAGTTAACCCTGCGATCCCTCTCTCATCGCCCTTGTGGAACATATCTACTCCATCTGGGGAGGCTCTGCCACCAGGTAGCATGGCTAGAAGTGCTGGGGTTGATTATCAGGCTGTTTCTCCTTTGAATCCTTATCAGACACCACCTATACGGAGTTACATTCCGCATTCAACTTGGCCAGCGCAAGCCCCTCCTGGTCCCTTCCCAGTGCCGTGGCTTGCCTCTTCACAAAGTTCTCCCTTTGAAATCAGTACTAGCTATCCCACATTCCCAATTACAGAACCAGTAAAACTAACAGCAGTTAAAGAATCACCCTTCCCTATTACCTCTGGCATAAAGCATGCTCCTCCTATTCCTACAACTAATACTGGAGCAACTGCTGTGGTAGCTGGGGCTTCTTCACTTGACTTGAAAAAGGTTAAAGCATCATCTGGACAGACTGGTGAGACAAAAACTAGAAAGAGGAAAAAGTCTTCTGGTTCTGAGGATGTTGTACAGGTATCATCTGCCACTGCTCCTCTATCAGATGCTGTCTCTGCTCATGCAGTACCTAGCCAGGTATCTAACAAGGTTCCTGCAGCCGAAGATCTAAGTCGGATCACTTTCATAGCTCAGAATCAAGTAGGATTAGTGCCTAGACCTGTTGTTGGTAGTTGTTATTCTACATCTGTTGCCGTCTCAACACCTTCTAGCTTTGCACCTAAAGGCCCCCCCTCCAACCAAGCTTTTCCTGTGGTAACACCATCAATTTCAAGTGGTCAATTCAGTAAAGGTGATTTAAATATGGATAAAAGGGCTTTCAATGCTGAGGGTTTTAGCAAAGTTGAGGAGGCTAAGTTGCAAGCACAGGAAGCTGCTGCTCATGCTGCTACTGCCATAAGTCACTGTGATGGTGTTTGGAGCCAATTGGAACTGCAAAAAAGTTCTGGCTTGTCAACAGATGCTGAGTCTAAATTGgtgtctgctgctgctgctataGCAGCTGCTGCGTCTGTTGCGAAGGCAGCAGCTGCAGCTGCTAAGATTGCAGCAGATGCTGCAGTGCAAGCAAAACAAATGGCAGATGAAGTATTGACCAAGTCTGGAACTTCCGCTACCACTGAGTTTGATTCTAGTTTTGTATATAATTCCATGAATTTGGTTAATGCGTCGCCTACATCCATCTTAAAGGGTGGCGAGCGAAATAATGCTCCCAGTTTAGTGATATCTGCTGCTAGAGAAGCTGCTAGGAAGAGAATTGAGGCTGCTTCAGCTGCCACCAGGCATGCCGAAAATCTTGAAGCCATTCTCAAGGCAGCTGAATTGGCTGCAGAAGCTGTTGCACATGCTGGAAAAGTTGTTGCTATGGGTGATCCTTTCTCTTTGACTGCTCTAGCGGAAGCGGGGCCAAGTAATTATTGGAAAGTGCCGCATGTAGCTGGTATCCCtaattcaaaatcaaatgacATGAGTAAAGATAAATCTATCAGTAGCAATGCTGAGGAAGTGCCTGGTGTTTATAATCAACATGAGGGACCTGATAAGGATGTACGTGTTACAAGTCATAATATGTCTCCTACTCAAAGAGGGTCATCAAAAGACGACAGTAATCGTGTCACAGTAGATGAGAACATTATACCCACTGTCAAGCATGGGGAGAAAAGTTCTAAACCTCACGATGACAGAACATTATCCGACTCGGCTAAAACTACGTCTATTGTTCCTGATCCAGATATTGAATCAAGATCAAACGTATCATCCACAAGCATGAGAGAGGGTTCTCTTGTTGAG GTTCTTAACAATCGTGGTGATTCAAAGAAGGCCTGGTTCTCAGCTAGTGTACTGAGTTTGAAGGATGGTGAAGCGCTTGTTTGTTATGATGGACTACAATCGGATGAAG GATCTGAGCCACTCAAGGAGTGGATATCGATACAAGCTAAAGATAGTGATGCTCCTAGAATACGTGTTCCCCATCCTATGACTGGTGTGCAACTTGAAGGAACAAGGAAGAGACGCCGTGCTGCTGTCAAAGACTACACTTGGTCTGTTGGAGACCAAGTTGATGTATGGGTGCAGGATTG CTGGCGTGAAGGCATTATCGCGGAAAAGAATAAGAGAGATCCAACTTCATTGAGTGTCCAATTTCCAG CTCAAGAAGAGACATTAGCGGTCAAAGTGTGGCATCTTCGACCGTCTTTAGTTTGGAGTGAAGGCGAATGGACTGAATGGTGCAGAACAGGGCAAGATGACACTCAAAAG GGCGATACACCAGCTGAGAAGCGACCAAAGCTGGGAAGCACCACTATAGAGGCAAAAGGGAAAGCTAAGTTGGCTAAAAACATTGATTTTACAGAAGTCAGGGGAAATGAAGAACCAAAATTGCCTTTGTCTGCTAATGAAAAAGTTTTTAGTATTGGCAGTACGAAGGAGGAGAATAAACTGAACATGGCTCGGACAATGAGGTCTGGTTTGGAGAAAGAAGGATCCAGAGTTGTATTTGGTGTCCCTAAACCTGGGAAGAAGAGAAAATTCATGGAAGTAAGCAAGCATTATGTTTCTGATAGGATCTCCAAGACTAATGTGCCTAATGATTCGGTGAAGTTATCCAAGTTTCTGATACCTCAAGGATCAGGGTCTCGGGGATTCAAAAGCACTTCCAAGGATAAACAAGTAGCTGATTCTAAAACAAGACCACTTAAGTCTGGGAAACCACCAAGTATTCCAAGTAGAACTTTAGAACGGAGAGATGACTCTGCTTCTACACGATCTAATGCACGTACTGCATCATCAGATCATATAGCAAAGGAGTCTACGAGCAATGATGAGAATGAATCATCTGAACAAAACATTGCTGAAGTTGAGGAAGCTGCTCAAGGAGCTATGGTATTCACTTCTCAAGCTCCATCTCAAGAAATCCGTAAGAAAGCAGTGAGGAGTACTAAATCTGAGCGTCTCAACCAAGGGAAACTTGCTCCTGCTAGCAGAAAATCAGCAAAAGAGGAAGCAACTGAAAAGTTAATATCGGAAGTCTCTGAACCCCGCCGTTCAAATCGCCGAATTCAGCCAACATCACGG CTATTGGAAGGCTTGCAAAGTTCGCTGATAATTTCGAAAATCCCATCGTCTTCACATGACAAGGGGCACAGGAGTCACACCAAAGCCACAGTCCGAG GGAATAACAATCGTGGTTGA